One window of the Halobacillus litoralis genome contains the following:
- the ytvI gene encoding sporulation integral membrane protein YtvI, translating to MDNHFISSTFRFLFILLTIIGLIISLFWSWTYLYPFIIAFLLSSILQPFIQLLVKHFHFPKVLAILSVLCLFVGLIGALAVLLVAELIKGIQYLSTGVPEHFERLTAHITLQTKSIIRPLLNKIEAISQKLSVQQQQSVDEYLNLMQDKVTQTGVQFLNSAFEGLVSILTTLPSSMTAIFITLLATFFICKDWEWMKHRIKQRGPEPLLLKIHMMRVEMKNTFHGLIKAQCTLVAISTLIIGVGLFVIGASHAMTITFLVAIVDFIPYVGTGAIFLPWIIYQFFSGEFSMTISLTVLYMIVILTRQVLEPKLLANHFGVPPVLLLISLFVGFKIFGAYGMIISPIVLMVIQTLNKTGLTNDVWSFIKGN from the coding sequence TTGGACAACCATTTTATTTCTTCTACTTTTCGTTTTCTGTTCATCCTATTGACGATTATCGGGTTAATTATTTCTTTGTTCTGGTCATGGACCTACCTGTATCCGTTCATCATTGCGTTCTTACTATCCTCTATACTGCAGCCATTTATACAATTACTGGTGAAACATTTTCATTTTCCTAAAGTGCTCGCCATTCTTTCAGTTCTCTGTCTATTCGTCGGTTTAATCGGGGCATTAGCAGTCCTCCTAGTTGCAGAATTAATCAAAGGAATCCAATACCTGTCCACTGGCGTTCCAGAGCACTTTGAAAGACTTACTGCCCATATTACACTTCAAACGAAATCGATCATCCGCCCGTTGCTGAATAAAATAGAAGCGATATCTCAGAAGTTAAGTGTGCAGCAACAGCAATCTGTTGATGAATATCTAAACCTTATGCAGGATAAAGTCACGCAGACAGGAGTCCAGTTTCTGAACAGTGCTTTTGAAGGTCTGGTGAGTATCCTTACTACCCTGCCGTCCTCCATGACTGCTATATTCATCACATTACTCGCTACTTTTTTCATATGTAAAGACTGGGAATGGATGAAGCACCGAATCAAGCAAAGAGGACCGGAGCCCCTTCTCTTAAAAATTCATATGATGCGCGTAGAAATGAAAAATACTTTCCACGGACTTATTAAAGCCCAATGTACGCTTGTCGCTATTTCAACCCTTATCATAGGGGTGGGGCTTTTCGTAATTGGAGCATCTCACGCCATGACGATTACATTCCTTGTAGCTATCGTTGACTTTATCCCTTATGTGGGGACAGGAGCAATATTTCTTCCATGGATTATCTACCAGTTTTTCAGTGGTGAATTCAGCATGACGATCAGTTTAACTGTCCTTTATATGATAGTAATACTTACCCGTCAAGTACTAGAACCTAAACTATTAGCGAACCATTTTGGTGTACCTCCTGTGCTGCTGTTAATAAGTCTTTTTGTCGGTTTTAAAATCTTTGGAGCTTATGGAATGATAATCAGTCCAATAGTTCTGATGGTTATTCAAACATTAAATAAAACAGGTCTGACAAATGATGTATGGTCATTCATAAAAGGAAATTAA
- the pyk gene encoding pyruvate kinase has protein sequence MFRKTKIVSTIGPASESVEKLTQLIEAGMNVARLNFSHGDFEEHGARIKNIREASKATGKTVAILLDTKGPEIRTGKLKEGEVYLEKGSTAYVSMEDIEGDAERFSVTYPGLINDVHPGSKILLDDGLVELQVEKIDKENNEIETTVLNNGPLKNKKGVNVPNVSVNLPGITEKDAKDIEFGIEQGVDFIAASFVRRASDVLEIKELLEKHNANQIHIVPKIENQEGVDNIDDILEVSDGLMVARGDLGVEIPAEDVPLVQKQLIRKCNKAGKPVITATQMLDSMQRNPRPTRAEASDVANAIFDGTDAIMLSGETAAGDYPVESVQTMHNIASKTETGLNHVSLLQERSKHSDMTITDAISQSVTHTAINLDAAAIVTPTESGHTARMISKYRPKAPIVAITSDDEVNRKLSLVWGVYAVMGPRSYSTDDMLDVAVDRSLASGLAIRGDRVIITGGVPVGESGTTNLMKVHVIGDVLVKGQGVGQKSAFGRAIVAKNAQDAIERLEDGDILVTHGTDRDMMPAIEKAAGIITREGGLTSHAAVVGLSLGIPVIVGVNDALELIKDGADITIDSSRGDIYEGHASVL, from the coding sequence ATGTTTAGAAAAACAAAAATCGTCAGCACGATCGGGCCTGCGTCTGAATCAGTAGAGAAATTGACGCAGCTGATTGAAGCTGGAATGAATGTGGCTCGCTTGAACTTTTCCCATGGGGATTTTGAAGAGCATGGTGCGAGAATCAAAAATATTCGTGAAGCATCAAAAGCTACGGGCAAAACAGTTGCGATACTGTTAGATACCAAAGGTCCGGAAATCCGTACAGGGAAACTGAAAGAAGGAGAAGTTTACCTTGAAAAAGGGTCCACTGCCTATGTTTCTATGGAAGACATTGAAGGAGATGCAGAACGTTTTTCAGTCACTTATCCAGGTCTGATTAATGACGTACATCCTGGCTCTAAGATTCTTCTGGATGATGGGCTGGTAGAACTGCAAGTTGAAAAAATCGATAAAGAGAATAATGAAATTGAAACAACTGTCTTGAATAATGGTCCACTTAAGAATAAAAAAGGTGTTAACGTACCTAATGTTAGTGTGAACCTTCCAGGAATTACAGAAAAAGATGCTAAGGATATCGAATTCGGTATCGAACAAGGGGTAGACTTTATTGCTGCTTCGTTCGTACGTCGTGCATCTGATGTCCTGGAAATTAAAGAATTGTTAGAAAAACATAATGCTAATCAGATTCACATCGTTCCTAAAATTGAAAATCAAGAAGGTGTCGATAATATTGATGACATCCTGGAGGTCAGTGATGGTTTGATGGTTGCACGTGGAGACCTAGGTGTGGAAATTCCGGCTGAAGATGTTCCACTTGTACAAAAACAACTGATCCGTAAGTGTAATAAAGCAGGCAAACCTGTTATTACAGCTACTCAAATGCTTGACTCCATGCAGCGTAATCCGCGTCCTACACGTGCGGAGGCATCTGACGTTGCAAATGCTATTTTTGATGGTACGGATGCTATCATGCTTTCAGGTGAAACAGCTGCAGGTGATTATCCGGTAGAATCTGTGCAAACGATGCATAACATTGCGAGTAAAACAGAAACAGGATTGAATCATGTTTCCTTACTGCAAGAACGTTCCAAGCACAGTGATATGACTATTACCGATGCGATCAGCCAATCGGTGACACATACAGCAATCAACCTTGACGCTGCAGCAATTGTGACACCAACAGAGAGTGGACATACAGCAAGAATGATTTCTAAGTATCGTCCAAAAGCTCCCATCGTAGCTATTACTTCCGATGATGAAGTGAATCGCAAACTGTCGCTTGTATGGGGTGTGTATGCTGTAATGGGGCCACGCTCTTATTCAACTGATGATATGTTGGACGTAGCCGTAGATCGCAGCTTGGCTTCTGGCTTGGCGATTCGTGGAGATCGTGTCATCATCACCGGTGGTGTGCCTGTTGGTGAGAGTGGGACCACAAACTTAATGAAAGTGCACGTCATTGGTGATGTACTTGTCAAAGGCCAGGGTGTTGGCCAGAAGAGCGCGTTCGGACGAGCAATCGTTGCTAAGAATGCACAAGATGCAATTGAACGTTTAGAGGATGGAGATATCTTAGTTACACATGGCACAGATCGTGATATGATGCCTGCCATCGAAAAAGCAGCAGGAATCATTACACGTGAAGGTGGTTTGACTTCCCACGCTGCAGTTGTTGGTTTGAGCTTGGGAATCCCAGTGATAGTTGGGGTTAATGATGCTCTAGAACTTATCAAAGATGGGGCAGATATTACAATCGACAGTTCACGCGGAGATATCTATGAAGGTCATGCAAGCGTTCTATAA
- the hflK gene encoding FtsH protease activity modulator HflK → MSLNQFYKWTGLVIVGALLIVILLTSWYTVDESEQAVVLTFGEAEDGITEPGLHFKMPWPIQEVEKMSKETFSLDFGFNDGEEEADKVTMITGDDMIVQADLVVQWKITEPVGYLFASEEPEQVLFNATSSSLRGVIGSSEIDEALTSGKAEIENEVREVLVQLIDQYEIGISIIDVRLQEVDLPNKEVRSAFTKVTDAREQKQSKVNEAEKYANQKREEALGEKDAIMQRAEGDKVERIQDANGAVSRFNALLAEYQDNESITRERLVMETLERVLPEANVYIMNDDGNTMKHLPLNQGNVQNVTPPVTDEEEEEKES, encoded by the coding sequence ATGAGTTTAAATCAGTTTTATAAATGGACGGGTCTAGTCATCGTCGGAGCTCTGTTGATTGTAATTTTACTTACTAGCTGGTATACGGTGGATGAATCCGAACAGGCGGTTGTCCTTACTTTTGGTGAAGCGGAGGATGGGATTACAGAACCAGGCCTGCATTTCAAAATGCCTTGGCCGATACAAGAAGTTGAAAAAATGTCAAAAGAGACTTTCAGTTTGGACTTCGGTTTCAATGATGGGGAGGAAGAAGCTGATAAAGTTACGATGATTACCGGTGATGATATGATTGTCCAGGCAGATCTGGTAGTACAGTGGAAAATCACAGAACCGGTCGGTTATCTATTTGCTTCCGAGGAGCCAGAGCAAGTACTTTTCAACGCGACTTCCTCCTCTCTACGAGGGGTTATAGGAAGTAGTGAGATTGATGAAGCGTTGACTTCGGGAAAAGCAGAAATTGAAAATGAAGTACGAGAAGTCCTTGTCCAGTTGATTGATCAATATGAAATAGGCATATCAATCATTGATGTGCGGCTTCAGGAGGTCGATTTGCCTAACAAGGAAGTGCGTTCAGCTTTTACTAAAGTGACGGATGCAAGAGAGCAGAAGCAGAGTAAAGTCAATGAGGCAGAAAAATACGCCAACCAAAAGCGTGAAGAAGCATTAGGTGAAAAAGATGCCATCATGCAGCGGGCAGAAGGAGATAAGGTTGAACGTATTCAGGATGCAAATGGCGCAGTATCCCGCTTCAATGCTCTCCTTGCTGAATACCAGGATAATGAAAGTATTACACGTGAGCGATTAGTTATGGAAACCTTAGAAAGAGTCCTTCCAGAAGCGAATGTTTACATCATGAATGATGACGGCAACACGATGAAACACCTCCCTTTGAATCAAGGTAATGTTCAAAACGTGACCCCTCCGGTTACTGATGAAGAAGAGGAGGAGAAAGAATCATGA
- the icd gene encoding NADP-dependent isocitrate dehydrogenase: MTQSQKITVEQNGKLNVPDRPVIPFIEGDGIGPDIWAAASRVIEAAVDKAYNGQKSIEWKEVLAGQKAYDEKGEWLPEATLDTIRDYKIAIKGPLTTPIGGGIRSLNVALRQELDLFTCLRPVRYFEGVPSPVKRPEDTDMAIFRENTEDIYAGIEWQKGTPEVKKVIDFLQNEMGVHNIRFPETSGIGIKPVSEEGTKRLVRAAIDYALNEGRKNVTLVHKGNIMKFTEGSFKSWGYEVAQEEYGDKVFTWAEYDRIVEKEGKDAANKAQDAAEAEGRIIVKDAIADIFLQQILTRPKEFDVVATMNLNGDYISDALAAQVGGIGIAPGANINFETGHAIFEATHGTAPKYAGMDKVNPSSVILSGVLMLEHLGWREAADLIAKSMDKTIGSKVVTYDFARMMEGATEVKCSEFGDELIKNMN, encoded by the coding sequence TTGACACAATCACAGAAAATCACAGTAGAACAAAATGGAAAATTAAACGTACCGGATCGTCCAGTGATCCCTTTCATCGAGGGTGACGGAATCGGTCCTGATATTTGGGCTGCAGCAAGCCGCGTAATTGAAGCAGCTGTTGATAAAGCTTATAACGGCCAGAAGTCTATCGAATGGAAAGAAGTGCTTGCTGGACAGAAAGCCTATGATGAAAAAGGGGAATGGCTTCCTGAAGCTACTTTAGATACGATTCGTGATTATAAAATTGCAATCAAAGGACCTTTGACTACGCCAATCGGCGGTGGAATCCGTTCCTTGAACGTAGCGCTCCGTCAAGAATTAGACTTATTCACTTGCCTTCGCCCAGTTCGTTACTTTGAAGGTGTGCCTTCTCCGGTCAAACGTCCTGAGGATACAGACATGGCAATCTTCCGTGAAAATACAGAAGATATATATGCTGGAATTGAATGGCAAAAAGGAACACCGGAAGTTAAGAAAGTAATCGACTTTTTACAGAATGAAATGGGTGTACATAACATTCGTTTCCCTGAGACTTCCGGTATTGGTATTAAACCAGTATCTGAAGAAGGTACGAAGCGACTTGTCCGTGCAGCGATTGATTATGCATTGAATGAAGGGCGTAAGAACGTCACACTAGTCCATAAAGGGAATATCATGAAGTTCACTGAAGGCTCTTTCAAATCTTGGGGCTATGAAGTAGCACAAGAAGAATACGGCGATAAAGTATTCACATGGGCTGAATATGACCGCATTGTGGAGAAAGAAGGAAAAGACGCTGCGAATAAAGCTCAAGATGCAGCTGAAGCAGAAGGCAGAATCATCGTAAAAGATGCCATTGCGGATATCTTCCTGCAGCAAATACTGACTCGTCCGAAAGAATTTGATGTCGTAGCTACAATGAACTTGAATGGTGACTATATTTCTGATGCCTTGGCAGCTCAAGTAGGTGGAATCGGAATTGCTCCTGGAGCGAACATCAACTTTGAAACAGGACATGCTATTTTCGAAGCTACACATGGTACTGCTCCGAAATACGCTGGAATGGATAAAGTGAATCCTTCCTCTGTCATCCTTTCCGGTGTTTTAATGCTCGAACACTTAGGCTGGAGAGAAGCGGCTGACTTGATCGCTAAATCCATGGATAAGACAATCGGAAGTAAGGTCGTCACTTACGACTTTGCACGTATGATGGAAGGCGCGACTGAAGTGAAGTGTTCTGAATTTGGTGATGAATTGATCAAAAACATGAACTAA
- a CDS encoding MaoC/PaaZ C-terminal domain-containing protein: MLGKKRKLGRKMNEIKIGEKFTTSSSVEDRDLLMYLGLTDDSNPLYIQHDYASQTPFKQPVVPTIMVFGMVSSIVSMHLPGPGSHIIQQTLDYPKPVYHYAEVRFHVEVTEVNKEDHTVGLQVIGYDEEGEVVIKGDLIVKPPYELDSMNATSLENFY, translated from the coding sequence ATGTTAGGAAAGAAAAGAAAACTGGGCAGGAAAATGAATGAAATCAAAATTGGTGAAAAATTCACCACTTCATCATCAGTAGAGGATCGGGATTTGTTGATGTACTTAGGGCTCACTGATGACTCGAATCCTTTGTACATTCAGCATGACTATGCATCTCAAACCCCTTTTAAGCAGCCGGTGGTACCGACGATCATGGTCTTTGGAATGGTATCCTCTATTGTATCCATGCACCTCCCTGGTCCAGGCAGCCATATTATCCAACAAACACTGGATTACCCTAAACCCGTATATCATTATGCAGAAGTCCGCTTCCATGTAGAAGTGACCGAAGTTAATAAGGAGGACCATACGGTAGGTCTTCAAGTCATTGGGTATGACGAAGAAGGAGAAGTAGTAATCAAGGGTGACTTAATAGTCAAACCGCCTTACGAACTGGATTCGATGAATGCAACTTCGCTGGAAAACTTTTATTGA
- a CDS encoding response regulator transcription factor has translation MEQRILIVDDEESIVTLLKYNIEQAGFDTEVAYSGIDALEKASEIPFDLIVLDVMLPGMDGMEVCKQLRQMQVNTPILMLTAKDDEFDKVLGLELGADDYLTKPFSPREVVARIKAILRRMVQVNKEVEVKNLQIADLSIYPEQYEATIKGQALTFTPKEFELLLYLAQNLGRVLSRDQLLSAVWNYDFAGDTRIVDVHVSHLREKIEPETKKPVYIKTIRGLGYKMEAPK, from the coding sequence ATGGAACAAAGAATTTTGATTGTGGATGATGAGGAGTCTATTGTAACGTTACTTAAATATAATATTGAACAAGCGGGCTTTGATACGGAAGTAGCTTATAGCGGAATTGACGCCCTGGAAAAAGCTTCGGAAATTCCCTTCGACTTAATCGTACTGGATGTTATGCTTCCTGGTATGGATGGTATGGAAGTGTGTAAACAACTACGTCAAATGCAGGTGAATACACCGATTCTTATGCTGACAGCTAAAGATGATGAGTTTGACAAAGTGCTAGGGCTGGAGCTGGGGGCAGATGATTATTTGACCAAGCCATTCAGTCCTAGAGAAGTGGTAGCGCGGATCAAAGCTATTTTACGCCGAATGGTTCAAGTTAATAAAGAAGTGGAAGTAAAGAACCTGCAAATCGCCGATCTTTCTATTTACCCTGAACAATACGAGGCTACAATTAAAGGACAAGCTTTGACCTTTACCCCTAAAGAGTTTGAATTGCTCCTATATCTAGCTCAAAACCTTGGGCGGGTTTTATCTAGAGACCAACTGCTGAGTGCTGTGTGGAATTATGATTTTGCTGGAGATACACGGATTGTTGATGTCCATGTAAGTCACCTAAGGGAAAAAATAGAACCAGAAACAAAGAAACCTGTGTATATCAAGACAATCCGTGGCCTTGGTTATAAGATGGAGGCACCAAAATAA
- the mdh gene encoding malate dehydrogenase, with protein MAVRRNKISVIGAGFTGATTALMLAQKELGDVVLVDVPDMEDPTKGKALDMLEASPVQGFDAKVTGTSDYADTKNSDLVIITAGIARKPGMSRDDLVNTNSKIMKSVTKEIVKNSPECYIVVLTNPVDAMTYSVFQEAGLPKNRVIGQSGVLDTARFRTFVAEELNVSIKDVTGFVLGGHGDDMVPLIRYSFAGGIPLEKLISKERLDSIVERTRKGGGEIVGLLGNGSAYYAPAASIVQMAEAILKDQRRILPSIAYLEGEYGYDGIYLGVPTILGGNGIEEIIELELTEDEKKQLDKSADSVKNVLNVLK; from the coding sequence ATGGCTGTTCGTAGAAACAAAATATCTGTAATCGGTGCTGGTTTCACAGGTGCCACAACAGCACTTATGCTGGCGCAAAAAGAGCTTGGTGATGTTGTTCTTGTTGATGTTCCAGATATGGAAGATCCGACAAAAGGGAAAGCGTTGGATATGTTGGAAGCTAGTCCTGTACAAGGTTTTGATGCGAAAGTGACAGGCACTTCTGATTATGCAGACACGAAAAATTCAGATCTTGTTATCATTACAGCGGGTATCGCCCGAAAGCCTGGCATGAGTCGTGATGATCTTGTTAATACCAACTCTAAAATCATGAAGAGTGTGACCAAAGAAATAGTCAAAAACTCGCCTGAGTGCTATATTGTGGTATTGACAAACCCTGTTGATGCGATGACTTATTCCGTTTTCCAAGAAGCAGGTCTTCCTAAGAACCGTGTCATTGGTCAGTCAGGGGTGTTGGATACAGCGCGTTTCCGCACCTTTGTCGCTGAAGAGTTGAATGTTTCTATCAAAGACGTAACTGGATTCGTATTAGGTGGACACGGTGATGATATGGTTCCGCTTATACGTTACTCTTTCGCTGGAGGCATTCCTCTTGAAAAACTAATCTCGAAAGAGCGTTTAGATTCCATTGTTGAACGTACACGTAAAGGTGGCGGTGAGATTGTAGGCCTGCTTGGTAACGGAAGTGCATACTATGCACCAGCCGCATCCATTGTGCAGATGGCTGAAGCCATTTTGAAAGATCAGCGTAGAATCCTACCATCTATTGCGTATCTCGAAGGTGAATATGGATATGATGGCATTTACCTTGGAGTGCCCACTATTCTAGGTGGAAATGGAATCGAAGAAATAATTGAACTGGAATTAACAGAAGATGAAAAAAAACAGCTTGATAAATCAGCGGATTCTGTTAAAAATGTTCTCAATGTATTAAAATGA
- the pnpS gene encoding two-component system histidine kinase PnpS encodes MPSNTRPLLTYAILVIIVMVGIGILLAQLTRGYFINIFEERVEVESQYFITYLEKFTEDSEVDKEELYSFSKQLNTGMVFISDSGEVILDTVEAIPLINNEEKKIILSRVTEKRAEISEGKLIDDIFYYPASIQVDDIEGTLILLSPVDSLSNVTKNIWLLISFTLLLGLLVIFVIGFNVFSKYIRPIRAASNVAKELAKGNYKARTYEGHFGEAGQLSHSINILARNLQDMTSTKGMQENQLEAVINNMGNGLALIDEKGYILLLNRAFLETFEGEQKDYIGYLYHDAIPYPSIHEAVRKVYMFEETVSETFVLPFHIDRKHLEVTGAPIFSEEGKWKGVVLVFHDISELKQLEQTRKDFVANVSHELKTPITSIRGFSETLLDGAMKDEKMLDQFLQIILKESGRLQSLIKDLLELSKLEREDFLLNVEQIDIQSLLRDLLPIVKQHADHKNVDLSMDIEGSTVIQGDSSRLKQVFMNLLANAINYTSDQGEVSLTFEESENHIMVSITDNGVGIPEEEISRIFERFYRVDKARSRNSGGTGLGLAIVKHIVEAHQGTIHVESVLEKGTTFHIEIPKKFTES; translated from the coding sequence ATGCCTTCGAACACCAGACCTTTATTGACTTATGCGATTCTCGTTATCATTGTAATGGTTGGAATAGGAATTCTCTTAGCGCAGCTCACTCGGGGTTACTTCATCAATATTTTTGAAGAACGGGTGGAAGTAGAGAGTCAGTATTTTATTACTTATCTTGAAAAATTCACAGAAGATTCCGAGGTGGATAAGGAAGAACTGTATAGCTTCAGTAAACAGCTAAACACAGGAATGGTTTTCATATCCGATTCTGGAGAAGTCATCTTAGATACTGTTGAGGCTATTCCATTAATCAATAATGAGGAAAAAAAGATTATTCTGTCGCGAGTCACAGAAAAACGTGCAGAAATTAGTGAAGGGAAGCTGATTGATGATATTTTCTATTATCCAGCATCTATTCAAGTGGATGATATTGAAGGTACATTGATTTTACTATCACCTGTAGATTCGTTGAGCAATGTTACAAAAAACATTTGGCTGCTTATTAGTTTTACTTTATTGCTCGGTTTACTGGTTATTTTCGTTATCGGTTTTAACGTATTCTCTAAATATATCCGTCCTATTAGAGCAGCATCCAATGTAGCAAAAGAATTAGCCAAAGGGAATTATAAAGCGAGGACATACGAGGGGCATTTCGGAGAAGCGGGACAACTCAGTCATTCCATCAATATCTTAGCGCGTAATCTCCAAGATATGACGAGCACGAAAGGGATGCAGGAAAACCAATTGGAAGCGGTCATTAATAATATGGGCAATGGTCTTGCACTTATTGATGAAAAGGGCTATATTCTTTTGTTAAATCGTGCCTTTCTTGAGACATTCGAGGGGGAACAAAAAGATTACATCGGCTATTTATATCATGATGCCATTCCATATCCTTCTATTCATGAAGCTGTAAGGAAAGTTTATATGTTTGAAGAAACTGTCAGTGAAACATTTGTACTCCCATTCCATATTGATCGAAAGCATTTAGAAGTGACGGGGGCTCCGATTTTTAGTGAAGAAGGTAAGTGGAAAGGTGTCGTTTTAGTATTCCATGATATTTCTGAGCTTAAGCAGCTGGAGCAAACCAGAAAAGACTTTGTAGCTAACGTATCGCATGAATTGAAAACACCAATCACATCCATCCGGGGCTTTTCGGAAACGCTGCTTGATGGTGCTATGAAAGACGAGAAAATGCTGGATCAGTTCTTGCAAATCATACTAAAAGAAAGTGGTAGATTGCAGTCCCTTATTAAAGACTTATTAGAACTCTCTAAATTAGAACGGGAAGATTTTCTGCTTAACGTTGAGCAAATCGACATACAAAGCTTATTGAGAGATCTCCTGCCAATTGTAAAACAGCATGCAGACCACAAAAATGTGGACCTTTCTATGGATATTGAAGGCAGCACAGTTATTCAAGGTGATTCGAGCCGTTTAAAGCAAGTTTTTATGAATTTGCTTGCTAATGCCATCAATTATACTAGTGATCAAGGTGAAGTATCTTTAACATTTGAAGAGTCAGAAAATCATATAATGGTTTCTATTACTGACAATGGTGTGGGAATTCCAGAAGAGGAGATATCCCGGATATTCGAGCGGTTCTACCGTGTGGATAAGGCGAGAAGCAGGAATTCCGGAGGGACGGGCCTTGGTTTGGCAATTGTGAAACATATTGTAGAAGCACATCAGGGTACGATTCATGTCGAAAGCGTATTGGAAAAAGGCACAACCTTCCATATAGAGATTCCGAAGAAGTTTACAGAAAGTTAA
- the citZ gene encoding citrate synthase, which produces MSSSTKGLEGITATESSISSIIDDKLTYVGYDIDDLANNSSFEEVVYLLWNQKLPNQEELKEFKTELISNMDIPTEVVDHLKSYDLSTVHPMAALRTAVSMLGLHDPESDVMEEEANKRKALRLQAKIPTVVTAFARIRKGEDPVSPKKELSFAGNFLYMLNGKDPEDLEVEAFNKALVLHADHELNASTFTARVCVATLSDVYSGVTAAIGALKGPLHGGANERVMKMLTEIGSVENAVPAIEKKLENKEKIMGMGHRVYQSGDPRAKHLKEMSRELTKLTGHSKYYEMSIKIEDYIKENKGLPANVDFYSASVYHSLGIDHDIFTPIFAVSRVSGWLAHILEQYSNNRLIRPRAEYVGPKGQSYTAIENR; this is translated from the coding sequence ATGTCATCATCAACAAAAGGTCTTGAAGGAATTACAGCAACAGAATCATCCATTAGTTCCATCATCGACGATAAATTGACTTATGTCGGTTATGATATCGATGATTTAGCGAATAACTCAAGCTTTGAAGAGGTCGTCTATCTTCTGTGGAATCAGAAACTTCCTAACCAAGAAGAACTGAAAGAATTTAAAACAGAACTTATCTCAAATATGGATATACCGACTGAAGTTGTCGATCATTTGAAATCTTATGATTTATCGACAGTCCACCCTATGGCTGCTTTGAGGACTGCGGTTTCCATGCTTGGGCTTCATGATCCTGAGTCTGATGTCATGGAAGAAGAAGCGAACAAGCGTAAAGCACTTAGACTTCAAGCGAAGATCCCTACAGTAGTTACTGCTTTTGCACGTATTCGTAAAGGGGAAGATCCTGTATCACCTAAGAAAGAATTGAGCTTCGCCGGAAACTTCCTATACATGTTGAATGGGAAAGATCCTGAGGACTTGGAAGTAGAAGCTTTCAATAAAGCACTTGTCCTTCATGCAGATCACGAATTGAATGCTTCAACATTCACAGCACGTGTGTGTGTAGCGACTTTATCAGATGTTTACTCTGGTGTGACTGCAGCAATCGGCGCATTAAAAGGTCCACTGCATGGTGGGGCTAATGAGCGAGTAATGAAGATGCTTACAGAGATCGGCAGTGTCGAAAATGCTGTCCCGGCTATAGAGAAAAAGCTGGAAAATAAAGAAAAAATCATGGGAATGGGCCACCGTGTCTATCAATCCGGAGATCCCCGTGCCAAGCACCTGAAAGAGATGTCCCGTGAACTTACAAAATTGACGGGTCATTCTAAATATTACGAGATGTCTATTAAAATAGAAGATTATATTAAAGAAAACAAAGGTCTTCCTGCTAATGTGGACTTTTATTCTGCCTCTGTTTATCACAGCCTTGGAATCGATCACGATATCTTTACACCTATTTTTGCAGTTAGTCGAGTTTCCGGCTGGTTAGCACATATTTTGGAGCAGTATTCAAACAACCGTCTCATTCGCCCGAGGGCCGAATATGTGGGGCCAAAAGGCCAATCTTACACAGCAATTGAAAATAGGTAA
- a CDS encoding FxsA family protein codes for MFRWLLLFILIVPALEIGLLIWAGSYIGPWWVILLIISTGVLGAWLAKQQGLETIRNLQRSMSEGQMPKDALLDGACILVGGAVLLTPGFITDAVGFLLLIPTTRAPIKLFVKRAIEKALQKGTITIYRK; via the coding sequence ATGTTTCGCTGGTTGTTGTTATTCATATTGATTGTACCCGCTCTTGAAATAGGCTTACTGATTTGGGCTGGGAGTTATATAGGACCATGGTGGGTTATCTTACTGATTATTTCCACAGGGGTTCTCGGTGCCTGGTTGGCTAAACAGCAGGGGTTAGAGACAATAAGAAACCTGCAGCGATCCATGTCTGAGGGTCAGATGCCGAAAGATGCTCTTTTGGATGGAGCTTGTATTCTTGTCGGCGGTGCTGTGCTTTTAACGCCCGGTTTTATTACGGATGCTGTCGGATTCCTGTTACTCATTCCAACTACGAGAGCCCCAATCAAGCTTTTTGTCAAAAGGGCTATTGAGAAAGCGTTACAGAAAGGCACAATTACTATCTATAGAAAATAA